From a single Diceros bicornis minor isolate mBicDic1 chromosome 6, mDicBic1.mat.cur, whole genome shotgun sequence genomic region:
- the C6H10orf120 gene encoding uncharacterized protein C10orf120 homolog, whose product MIREWENRCQKIGRERAKDSRAQERKTAEGKPNKNGTPVRTFYTSDSFQDKDFLCFQGDLCSASPLGIWTNFYKSDPRIALGKYSPLEKEILRLGGIHTVAARRFLTYKQEEERKMLKELQLVSSDYKQAMEYKKQHYPPCTTCGPLEKIWTAKVIVPPEEFKMPQRERLNISKHIERMQFARALRNKQLLPYIERFRSSSFLSGGGLGPMAKDEAGIDEDDADADCWDDVKPEERDKAENKSTKRQEIKMNVIFKSEEPKKCLTYHPNDRKPFLSTKKAERSITGLTNRNLFHLAEFPGDLMLMNQDFISRGVHSSGATKANHLEEVWK is encoded by the exons ATGATCAGAGAATGGGAGAACAGATGTCAGAAGATTGGCAGAGAGAGGGCTAAAGATTCAAGAGCCCAAGAAAGGAAGACTGCAGAGGGGAAGCCAAATAAGAATGGAACACCAGTCAGAACATTCTACACCAGCGATTCCTTTCAGGATAAAGACTTCTTGTGCTTCCAAGGGGATCTATGTTCTGCTTCACCGTTGGG gataTGGACAAATTTCTACAAATCTGACCCACGCATTGCCCTCGGGAAATACTCCCCCTTGGAAAAAGAGATTCTA CGTCTAGGTGGTATTCACACTGTAGCAGCAAGAAGATTTCTGACTTACAAGCAAGAGGAAGAACGGAAAATGCTCAAGGAACTACAGTTGGTATCTTCAGACTACAAACAGGCGATGGAATATAAAAAACAACATTATCCTCCTTGTACCACTTGTGGGCCCCTAGAAAAAATATGGACGGCAAAGGTGATTGTGCCCCCAGAGGAGTTCAAAATGCCACAACGAGAGAGGCTAAACATCAGCAAGCACATAGAACGGATGCAGTTTGCTCGAGCCCTGAGAAATAAGCAGCTTTTACCCTACATTGAAAGGTTTAGGAGCTCTTCATTTCTGTCTGGAGGGGGCCTGGGCCCAATGGCAAAAGACGAGGCCGGAATAGACGAGGACGACGCTGACGCTGATTGCTGGGATGATGTCAAGCCAGAGGAGAGAGACAAGGCAGAgaacaaaagcacaaaaagacaagaaataaaaatgaacgtAATTTTCAAGTCAGAAGAACCAAAGAAATGTCTGACATATCACCCAAATGATCGGAAACCATTCCTCTCCACAAAGAAAGCGGAACGGTCCATCACTGGCTTAACGAACCGAAATCTTTTCCACTTAGCTGAATTCCCTGGAGACCTAATGCTAATGAATCAGGATTTTATATCAcggggagtccactccagtggtGCCACGAAGGCCAACCACCTGGAAGAAGTCTGGAAATAG